A window of the Acidimicrobiales bacterium genome harbors these coding sequences:
- a CDS encoding alpha-galactosidase, producing MSDVESIHLSSDALSVVVLDRGAMPEIASIGGSIPGFEPRVGHLPVPHSGLDTVVPLGIIAERATGHPGRPGLVGSRTDGTAWSPRFVRRSAEVSAMAVTFELVDAVAELGLSLRLEVGEVLTISATLTNLGAGDYLLQRLAPSVPFPAHAEELLSLEGRWCREFQPRRSAFAGTTVIENRSGRSSQFTVPAMFAGARSFGEHLGEVWGVQLAWSGNYELAAQELPDGRRHLQAGELLDPGEVVLATGEGYQAPDVVVAWSEAGLSPASQGFHAEVRRRLPSSGVRPVLMNTWEAVYFDHDLDTLVALADVAAEVGVERFVLDDGWFGGRRSDHAGLGDWWVSPDVWPEGLRPIIDHVRSLGMEFGLWVEPEMVNPDSDLYRAHPEWVLATDGYEPLLGRHQLVLDLGRDEVRTYLYDALHALLSDNDIAYLKWDMNRDVVQGSNAEGRAGTHDHIRGVYELVDRLRAAFPEVEIESCASGGGRADLGILRRTDRVWTSDCNDAIERQLIQRGFSMLFPPEVMGAHIGPERAHTTHRRQDLAFRALTAIFGHLGIEWNLLNADDEQRAQVAAAVALHKRLRPLLHGGRTHRFDHPDPSVLAHGVVSTDRSHAVAAYVQMQPTQAAITAPLRLCGLDPAATYRVACLDDLGTPSEMSRRSPDWFPGPIDVTGAQLMQTGVQLPVVHSEQVVLLELVRVDGH from the coding sequence ATGAGCGACGTCGAATCCATCCATCTGTCGAGCGACGCACTGTCGGTGGTCGTGCTCGACCGCGGTGCCATGCCCGAGATCGCGTCCATCGGCGGGTCGATCCCCGGCTTCGAGCCTCGGGTCGGTCACCTTCCGGTACCCCATTCCGGGCTCGACACCGTCGTACCGCTCGGCATCATCGCCGAACGGGCCACCGGCCATCCCGGCCGTCCCGGCCTTGTCGGATCCCGAACCGATGGCACGGCGTGGTCGCCCCGCTTCGTGCGTCGATCGGCCGAGGTCTCGGCGATGGCTGTCACCTTCGAACTCGTCGACGCCGTTGCCGAACTCGGTCTCTCGCTCCGGCTCGAGGTCGGTGAGGTGCTGACCATCTCTGCCACGCTGACCAATCTCGGTGCTGGCGACTACCTCCTGCAGCGTCTCGCCCCGTCGGTGCCGTTCCCCGCCCATGCCGAGGAGCTGTTGAGTCTTGAGGGTCGTTGGTGCCGCGAGTTCCAACCGCGGCGCAGCGCGTTCGCCGGCACGACGGTCATCGAGAACCGCTCCGGTCGATCGTCGCAGTTCACCGTGCCCGCGATGTTCGCGGGCGCCCGCTCGTTCGGCGAACATCTCGGCGAGGTGTGGGGCGTGCAGCTGGCGTGGAGCGGCAACTACGAGCTTGCGGCGCAAGAGCTCCCCGACGGCCGCCGCCACCTCCAGGCCGGCGAGCTGCTCGACCCCGGCGAGGTGGTGCTGGCGACGGGCGAGGGCTACCAGGCGCCCGACGTGGTGGTGGCGTGGTCGGAGGCAGGCCTGTCGCCAGCCAGCCAGGGATTCCACGCCGAGGTCCGTCGCCGACTGCCTTCCAGCGGTGTGCGGCCCGTGTTGATGAACACCTGGGAGGCGGTCTACTTCGATCACGACCTCGACACCCTCGTCGCCCTGGCCGACGTGGCAGCCGAGGTCGGTGTCGAACGATTCGTTCTCGACGACGGCTGGTTCGGCGGGCGCCGCAGCGACCACGCCGGCCTCGGCGATTGGTGGGTGAGTCCCGACGTCTGGCCCGAAGGCTTGCGCCCGATCATCGACCACGTGCGTTCGCTCGGCATGGAGTTCGGGCTCTGGGTCGAGCCCGAGATGGTCAACCCCGACTCGGACCTGTACCGGGCCCACCCCGAGTGGGTGCTCGCAACCGACGGCTACGAGCCACTTCTCGGACGCCACCAACTGGTGCTCGATCTCGGCCGCGACGAGGTGCGCACGTACCTCTACGACGCGCTGCACGCGCTGTTGAGCGACAACGACATCGCCTACCTCAAGTGGGACATGAATCGTGATGTCGTGCAGGGATCGAATGCCGAGGGGCGAGCGGGTACCCACGATCACATCCGGGGCGTCTACGAGCTCGTCGATCGCTTGCGTGCTGCCTTCCCCGAGGTCGAGATCGAGAGCTGTGCGTCGGGCGGCGGCCGTGCCGATCTCGGGATCTTGCGCCGGACCGATCGCGTGTGGACGTCCGACTGCAACGATGCCATCGAGCGGCAGCTGATCCAGCGAGGCTTCTCGATGCTGTTCCCTCCCGAAGTCATGGGAGCGCACATCGGACCCGAGCGTGCTCATACGACCCACCGGCGCCAGGATCTGGCATTCCGTGCGCTCACGGCGATCTTCGGTCATCTCGGCATCGAGTGGAATCTGCTCAACGCCGACGACGAGCAGCGGGCGCAGGTCGCCGCAGCGGTGGCGCTGCACAAGCGCCTTCGGCCGCTCCTCCACGGTGGCCGGACGCATCGTTTCGACCACCCCGACCCGAGTGTGCTCGCTCATGGCGTCGTGAGCACCGACCGCTCGCACGCCGTCGCTGCGTACGTCCAGATGCAGCCGACCCAGGCCGCCATCACGGCACCGCTTCGTCTATGTGGGCTCGACCCAGCGGCCACCTACCGGGTGGCGTGTCTCGACGATCTCGGCACGCCCAGCGAGATGAGCCGGCGGTCGCCCGACTGGTTCCCGGGGCCGATCGATGTCACCGGGGCACAACTGATGCAGACCGGTGTGCAGTTGCCGGTCGTCCATTCCGAGCAGGTGGTGCTGTTGGAGCTCGTCCGCGTCGACGGTCACTGA
- a CDS encoding acyl-CoA dehydrogenase family protein, producing the protein MTTTEANPTINPVEAVRAFLEEQWDPDLTVAEWWQRLGLAGWSAPSLPTNAYGHGLSRSDALAVARAIADFGAVGGPSGLGLMLAAPTIASHGTQEQIDTLVRDIVTGQRAWCQLFSEPGAGSDLAGLSTRAVRDGDEWIVNGQKVWTSLGQSADMGMLIARTNPEAPKHQGITWFAIDMHQKGVEIRPLYEMTGHAMFNEVFLTDAVVRDQDTIGGLNNGWAVANTTLMNERAGLSAGGGGGAVTATPGTVAGQLERRVGDLVQARAERRARSAATATEKKDDKPKDALLVQFARSFGKLDDPTIRQDLMRLHTLNAVAGYNTQRVKAARSKGQDIPGMANIGKLQMSDVVRLSRDLGLRILGASGMLHAYTPEQKQALDAATGNPFLAMVTHSALYAQAPPIYGGTDQIQKNIIGERVLGLPKEPNDDKTKPFSELPKNA; encoded by the coding sequence GTGACCACGACCGAAGCGAACCCGACCATCAACCCTGTCGAGGCCGTGCGGGCCTTCCTCGAGGAGCAATGGGATCCCGACCTCACGGTCGCCGAGTGGTGGCAGCGGCTCGGGCTGGCCGGTTGGTCGGCGCCGTCGTTGCCGACCAACGCCTACGGCCACGGTCTGTCTCGGTCCGATGCGCTCGCCGTCGCTCGTGCCATCGCCGACTTCGGCGCCGTCGGCGGTCCGAGCGGACTGGGCCTGATGCTGGCGGCGCCCACGATCGCCAGCCACGGCACCCAGGAACAGATCGACACCCTGGTGCGCGACATCGTCACCGGGCAGCGCGCCTGGTGCCAGCTGTTCAGCGAGCCCGGTGCCGGCTCCGACCTCGCCGGCCTGTCCACCCGGGCCGTTCGAGACGGCGACGAGTGGATCGTCAATGGTCAGAAGGTGTGGACCTCGCTCGGCCAGTCGGCCGACATGGGCATGCTCATCGCTCGCACGAACCCCGAGGCACCAAAGCACCAGGGCATCACCTGGTTTGCGATCGACATGCACCAGAAGGGTGTCGAGATCCGGCCGCTCTACGAGATGACCGGCCACGCGATGTTCAACGAAGTGTTCCTGACCGACGCTGTGGTCCGGGACCAGGACACCATCGGCGGGCTCAACAACGGCTGGGCCGTTGCCAACACCACCCTGATGAACGAGCGGGCTGGCCTCAGCGCCGGCGGCGGTGGCGGCGCGGTCACCGCAACGCCGGGCACGGTCGCAGGACAGCTCGAACGACGTGTCGGCGATCTGGTCCAGGCTCGGGCGGAGCGCCGGGCTCGATCGGCCGCCACCGCAACCGAGAAGAAGGACGACAAGCCGAAGGACGCGTTGCTCGTCCAGTTCGCTCGGAGCTTCGGCAAGCTCGATGATCCGACGATCCGGCAAGACCTCATGCGGCTGCACACCCTCAACGCCGTCGCCGGCTACAACACCCAGCGGGTCAAGGCCGCCCGCAGCAAGGGTCAGGACATCCCGGGCATGGCCAACATCGGCAAGCTCCAGATGAGCGATGTGGTCCGGCTGAGCCGAGACCTCGGTCTCCGCATCCTGGGAGCGTCCGGGATGCTGCACGCCTACACCCCCGAGCAGAAGCAGGCGCTCGACGCCGCCACCGGCAACCCGTTCCTCGCCATGGTCACGCACTCGGCGCTCTATGCGCAGGCGCCGCCGATCTACGGCGGCACCGACCAGATCCAGAAGAACATCATCGGCGAACGAGTCCTCGGCCTGCCGAAGGAACCCAACGACGACAAGACCAAGCCGTTCTCGGAGCTCCCGAAGAACGCCTGA
- a CDS encoding ABC transporter permease, translated as MNLSFVGRKVLGALLTLVFVLVFNFFLFRVVEDNPVDSLYRGRNLSPSQIESLEERFGVNDPITVQFGKYVVQTAQFDLGVSIKSSRPVSAEIADALWPTVWLVGTASVASALVGTWIGIRAGWRRNSRFDRVSTALSMFTYSVPDFWLGMLLLSLLAVKLDLFPTGGFQDPGSQATGLAAFGDQATHMVLPALTLMLAYVGEYAIVMRASVLDTVREDYLQVARAKGLRDILVRRRHAVPNALLPVVSLAALNFGFVLSGAIAVESVFSWPGLGQETFNAVRGPDFPMLQGLFLLFSLSVIVANLIADLLYGFLDPRVRTQ; from the coding sequence GTGAACCTCTCGTTCGTGGGTCGCAAGGTGCTCGGGGCGCTGCTCACACTGGTCTTCGTCCTCGTCTTCAACTTCTTCCTTTTCCGTGTCGTCGAGGACAACCCCGTCGACTCGCTCTATCGGGGACGCAACCTCTCGCCCAGCCAGATCGAGTCGCTCGAGGAACGCTTCGGCGTCAACGACCCGATCACCGTGCAGTTCGGCAAGTACGTGGTACAGACGGCCCAGTTCGATCTCGGCGTCTCCATCAAATCGAGTCGTCCGGTCAGTGCCGAGATCGCCGACGCGTTGTGGCCGACCGTCTGGTTGGTCGGCACGGCGTCGGTTGCTTCGGCGCTGGTCGGCACTTGGATCGGGATTCGGGCCGGTTGGCGACGCAACAGCCGGTTCGACCGGGTGTCCACGGCGCTGTCGATGTTCACCTACTCGGTGCCCGACTTCTGGCTCGGCATGCTCCTGCTGTCGCTGCTCGCCGTGAAGCTCGATCTCTTCCCGACCGGTGGCTTCCAGGATCCCGGAAGCCAGGCCACCGGGCTGGCAGCGTTCGGCGATCAGGCCACGCACATGGTGTTGCCTGCGCTCACCCTGATGCTTGCGTACGTGGGCGAGTACGCCATCGTGATGCGAGCGTCGGTGCTCGACACCGTTCGTGAGGACTATCTCCAGGTGGCGCGGGCGAAGGGGCTGCGAGACATCCTGGTCCGTCGCCGTCACGCCGTGCCGAACGCCCTCCTTCCGGTCGTGAGTCTCGCCGCGCTCAACTTCGGCTTCGTGCTCTCGGGGGCGATCGCCGTCGAGTCGGTCTTCTCCTGGCCGGGGCTCGGACAGGAGACCTTCAACGCCGTGCGAGGCCCGGACTTCCCGATGCTGCAAGGGCTGTTCCTGTTGTTCTCGCTCAGCGTGATCGTCGCCAACCTGATCGCCGATCTGCTGTACGGCTTCCTCGACCCGCGGGTGAGGACACAGTGA
- a CDS encoding DUF4931 domain-containing protein — translation MPASAADHSDLRVDPLTGDTVYIVRKRQQRPNLPESGCPFCVGGLEAPEPYDVRWFKNRWPALPDGLAEVVLYSPEHDATFWELGRDGARKVIDLWAERTAELGGRDDVDYVLIFENRGPEVGATIAHPHGQIYAFDHVPERLARELVDGRLDEGSDRLVSSVGGWSAWVPFAPSFPYALRIASNEAVGDLPSLDDRQRNDLAQLLVDVLARLDQLFDARTPYMLWIHQRPSDGGDWPLARLHIEIVSPWRTKGVMRFVAAGELGSGEFFNTVEPETAAAQLRNLIGAS, via the coding sequence TTGCCCGCCTCGGCCGCCGACCACAGCGACCTTCGAGTCGACCCGCTCACCGGCGACACGGTCTACATCGTGCGCAAGCGCCAGCAACGACCGAACCTGCCCGAGAGCGGCTGTCCGTTCTGTGTCGGTGGTCTCGAGGCCCCCGAACCCTACGACGTGCGGTGGTTCAAGAACCGGTGGCCGGCGCTGCCCGACGGCCTCGCCGAGGTCGTGCTCTACAGCCCCGAGCACGACGCGACCTTCTGGGAGCTCGGACGCGACGGTGCCCGCAAGGTCATCGATCTCTGGGCCGAGCGCACCGCCGAGCTCGGGGGCCGTGACGACGTCGACTACGTCCTGATCTTCGAGAACCGCGGACCGGAGGTCGGCGCCACGATCGCCCATCCCCACGGCCAGATCTACGCGTTCGACCATGTGCCCGAACGGCTGGCCCGCGAGCTCGTCGACGGTCGACTCGACGAGGGAAGCGACCGACTCGTCTCGAGCGTCGGAGGCTGGAGTGCGTGGGTGCCGTTCGCCCCGAGCTTCCCGTACGCGCTGCGAATTGCCAGCAACGAGGCCGTTGGTGATCTCCCGTCGCTCGACGATCGACAGAGGAACGACCTGGCCCAACTCCTCGTTGATGTACTCGCTCGGCTCGACCAGCTCTTCGATGCCCGCACCCCGTACATGCTCTGGATCCACCAGCGCCCGAGCGACGGCGGTGACTGGCCGCTCGCTCGTCTTCACATCGAGATCGTGTCGCCGTGGCGCACCAAGGGTGTGATGCGGTTCGTGGCGGCCGGTGAGCTCGGTTCCGGCGAGTTCTTCAATACCGTCGAACCCGAAACGGCAGCCGCCCAGCTGCGCAATCTCATCGGAGCCTCATGA
- a CDS encoding ABC transporter ATP-binding protein — translation MSLLELRDLGVAYRSGSIDRPVMAPAVRGVNLSLAAGETLGLAGESGCGKSTVANAILRLLPESAKVTGQVLLDGEDIATMIPGRLRAVRWAEAAVVFQGALHSLNPVQRVGDQIGEAIELHTDLSAAEIRRRVGELFEQVGLPPSRVRNYPHQLSGGQRQRVLIALALACDPRLLIADEPTTALDVMVQAQILDLLQRLQEERGMAVIFITHDLSVLRATCERLAVMYAGQIVEEGPAALMLDAPEHPYTRALASAFPTIGDPASRMAPSGLGGDPPDPLDLPPGCAFAPRCPEAIPVCAERPVALEPTAGDRSVACVLARKQ, via the coding sequence ATGAGTCTGCTCGAACTGCGCGATCTCGGCGTGGCGTATCGGTCCGGCTCGATCGATCGGCCCGTCATGGCGCCGGCCGTTCGGGGCGTGAACCTTTCGCTCGCCGCAGGAGAGACGTTGGGGTTGGCCGGCGAATCCGGCTGCGGGAAGTCCACGGTCGCCAACGCCATCCTGCGGCTCCTGCCCGAGTCGGCGAAGGTCACCGGACAGGTCCTGCTCGACGGGGAAGACATCGCCACCATGATCCCCGGCCGCCTGCGCGCCGTCCGTTGGGCTGAAGCAGCGGTGGTCTTCCAGGGCGCGTTGCACTCGCTGAACCCGGTGCAACGGGTGGGTGACCAGATCGGCGAAGCGATCGAGTTGCATACCGACCTCTCGGCTGCCGAGATCCGCCGACGGGTGGGGGAGTTGTTCGAACAGGTGGGCCTTCCGCCGTCCCGTGTGCGCAACTATCCGCACCAGCTCTCTGGCGGGCAGCGCCAACGCGTCCTGATCGCGCTGGCCCTTGCCTGTGATCCGCGCCTCCTGATCGCCGACGAGCCGACCACCGCGCTCGACGTCATGGTGCAGGCCCAGATCCTCGATCTGCTGCAGCGGCTCCAGGAGGAGCGGGGGATGGCGGTGATCTTCATCACCCACGACCTGTCGGTGTTGCGAGCGACCTGCGAGCGGTTGGCGGTGATGTACGCCGGGCAGATCGTCGAGGAGGGGCCGGCGGCCCTCATGCTCGACGCTCCGGAGCACCCCTATACCAGGGCGCTTGCCTCGGCGTTCCCGACGATCGGCGACCCGGCCTCGCGTATGGCGCCGAGCGGTCTCGGTGGTGACCCGCCCGATCCATTGGATCTGCCCCCGGGATGTGCGTTCGCGCCGCGCTGTCCCGAGGCGATACCGGTGTGTGCCGAGCGTCCCGTCGCACTCGAGCCGACCGCCGGAGATCGCTCGGTCGCCTGCGTGCTGGCGAGGAAACAATGA
- a CDS encoding ABC transporter permease → MRGSSSFGRYWRLFRADRGALIGLIVLVGFVVVALAVPLISDRSALAAVDAVDNPTWAPPSGAFLFGTDDLGRSVAVQFLWGSRVSLFVGLAATVLTTAIGAFVGIVAGFYGRLVDSLLMRLTDWFLVIPFLPLAIVLAAVIGRSLWNIILVIGVTSWPGTARLVRAQVLTIRERLFVDRARSLGASQGHLIRHHILPNVAPLILANTTLAVPIAILTETTLSFLGLGDPSQPSWGRTLEQAFGAGAIGRDAWWYYLPAGLGIVAVVLAFTMCGRALEEILDPRLESR, encoded by the coding sequence GTGAGGGGGTCGAGCTCGTTCGGCCGGTACTGGCGCTTGTTCCGGGCCGACCGGGGTGCCTTGATCGGTTTGATCGTGCTGGTCGGGTTCGTCGTGGTCGCACTGGCCGTGCCGTTGATCTCGGATCGCTCGGCGCTCGCAGCGGTCGATGCCGTCGACAACCCGACCTGGGCGCCGCCCAGCGGCGCGTTTCTCTTCGGAACGGACGATCTTGGCCGCAGCGTCGCCGTGCAGTTCCTCTGGGGAAGTCGGGTCAGCCTCTTCGTCGGGTTGGCGGCAACCGTGCTGACGACGGCCATCGGTGCGTTCGTCGGGATCGTCGCCGGGTTCTACGGGCGCCTCGTCGACTCGTTGTTGATGCGGTTGACCGACTGGTTCCTCGTGATCCCGTTCCTGCCGCTCGCCATCGTGTTGGCCGCCGTCATCGGGCGGTCGCTGTGGAACATCATCCTCGTCATCGGTGTCACGTCCTGGCCCGGCACGGCTCGGCTCGTCCGGGCACAGGTGCTGACCATCAGGGAGCGACTGTTCGTCGACCGGGCTCGCTCGCTCGGCGCGTCGCAAGGGCATCTGATCCGCCACCACATCCTCCCGAACGTCGCCCCGCTGATCCTGGCGAACACCACGCTGGCGGTGCCGATCGCCATCCTCACCGAGACCACCCTGTCGTTCCTGGGCCTCGGCGACCCCAGCCAGCCGTCGTGGGGCCGCACCCTCGAGCAGGCGTTCGGTGCCGGTGCCATCGGCCGCGACGCCTGGTGGTACTACCTGCCGGCAGGGCTCGGCATCGTTGCCGTGGTCCTCGCCTTCACGATGTGCGGGCGGGCGTTGGAGGAGATCCTCGATCCGCGGCTGGAGTCGCGATGA
- a CDS encoding ABC transporter ATP-binding protein has translation MSAERDGQPDDLLVLDGVTVSFPARHGSIRAVDGVDLRVGRREIIALVGESGCGKTTLIRSIVGLETPTGGTIRFAGEAVTPRSLRALRRRVQMIFQDPTGALNPRHRVVQAVAEGLVIHRVAGDHRAQAAAALERAGLRPAERFLDRYPHEISGGQRQRVLIAGAIVLAPELLLADEPVASLDASIRGEVLALMRSLVDEHGLSMIVVTHDLGLAWNIADRIAVMYLGRIVEEGPTEDLLAEPKHPYTEALLSVVPESRRMEQQILEGETPDAARIPDGCRFHPRCPVVASGEAERLGILDRCLHVDPSLEWTGPRAVACHLTHRTRDPERQF, from the coding sequence ATGAGCGCGGAACGGGACGGGCAGCCGGATGACCTCCTCGTACTCGACGGTGTCACCGTCAGCTTCCCGGCCCGGCACGGATCGATCCGTGCCGTCGATGGCGTCGACCTGCGAGTCGGGCGCCGCGAGATCATTGCCCTGGTGGGCGAGTCGGGTTGTGGCAAGACCACGCTGATCCGGTCGATCGTCGGACTCGAGACGCCGACTGGCGGAACGATCAGATTTGCCGGCGAGGCGGTGACGCCACGATCGCTGCGAGCGTTGCGCCGCCGGGTGCAGATGATCTTCCAGGACCCGACGGGGGCACTGAACCCCCGTCATCGGGTGGTGCAGGCCGTGGCCGAGGGGCTGGTGATCCACCGCGTCGCGGGTGACCATCGAGCGCAGGCGGCCGCAGCCCTGGAGCGGGCCGGTCTGCGTCCGGCCGAACGGTTCCTCGACCGGTACCCGCACGAGATCTCGGGTGGGCAACGCCAACGGGTGTTGATCGCCGGTGCGATCGTGCTCGCCCCCGAGCTGCTGCTAGCCGACGAGCCGGTGGCGAGCCTCGACGCGTCGATCCGGGGTGAGGTCCTGGCACTGATGCGGTCGCTCGTCGATGAACACGGGTTGTCGATGATCGTCGTCACGCATGATCTCGGTTTGGCCTGGAACATTGCCGACCGGATCGCCGTGATGTATCTGGGCCGCATCGTCGAGGAGGGCCCGACCGAGGATCTGCTGGCGGAGCCCAAGCACCCCTACACCGAGGCGTTGCTGTCGGTCGTGCCCGAGTCACGGCGGATGGAGCAGCAGATCCTCGAAGGCGAGACGCCCGACGCTGCCCGGATCCCCGATGGCTGTCGATTCCATCCACGGTGCCCGGTCGTGGCCTCGGGGGAAGCGGAGCGGCTCGGCATCCTCGATCGCTGCCTGCACGTCGATCCGTCCCTCGAGTGGACCGGCCCCCGAGCCGTCGCCTGCCACCTCACCCACCGAACTCGAGACCCCGAGCGACAGTTCTGA
- a CDS encoding prolyl oligopeptidase family serine peptidase, whose protein sequence is MSAATPTPGTGVTGVVEHGGIPVPPLPDMVPPPHWRLEAIVAVERPRQLDVRAGRVAFVLDRDSSDIWTFKVGPGGTTGEVVPDRWTTDRTIAAFWEDTGPRFSPDGSTVAYTNGDAIWLTNGGPARKLCDAGSPVWIDDARLIVEIDRPSPTQPHGRTVLGVVAIDSGWITPLAELDGDLGEVAVSPDGSQATAVHSPRTDLNASRIVTISLDPTALGVVDELDGEPAMHDSNPSWSPDGSTVIFRSESSGWYEAYLWDVTTGDRRRLTDAEADLGEFAWSEHGLAAIRTRHGVSDLVAIDPVSGAVQLIAAGGVWSAPTWIGSGRLLAVHEAADVAPRLVEVSWSGAAGAAPTIVDRVRPTPVPVRSAPHVRPEHVWYSSPGGDVPAFLYRPSTATPEAPCAAIVHPHGGPTSHYGDEWDGIAQYFVDKGYAWLAPNFKGSTSYGRDHERANHGVWGAADTADCLAAHTWLAEQDWVDARRIGIFGASYGSYMALLSVVDGDQFACAVAKYGDCDILTSWAQGDRVGRLDLERMMRHPSDNPGGYRTGSPIHRIDAISAPILVAHGEQDARVHPAQSEELVEALRRIGATYDYVTYPTEGHGFLRREPFLDFYRRLERFLDWYLQ, encoded by the coding sequence ATGTCAGCGGCCACCCCTACTCCCGGGACTGGCGTCACCGGCGTCGTCGAGCACGGGGGAATTCCCGTCCCCCCGCTTCCCGACATGGTTCCGCCGCCGCATTGGCGACTCGAAGCGATTGTGGCCGTCGAGCGGCCACGTCAACTCGATGTTCGCGCTGGCCGCGTGGCGTTCGTGCTCGACCGTGACAGCTCCGACATCTGGACGTTCAAGGTCGGGCCCGGTGGCACCACCGGCGAGGTGGTACCCGACCGGTGGACGACCGATCGTACGATCGCCGCGTTCTGGGAGGACACCGGTCCGCGCTTCAGCCCCGACGGATCGACCGTCGCCTACACCAATGGCGACGCGATCTGGCTCACCAACGGAGGCCCCGCCCGCAAGCTGTGCGACGCCGGCAGTCCGGTGTGGATCGACGATGCTCGGCTGATCGTCGAGATCGATCGACCCAGCCCGACCCAGCCACACGGCCGCACCGTCCTCGGTGTGGTGGCCATCGACTCGGGCTGGATCACCCCGCTGGCCGAACTCGACGGCGACCTCGGCGAGGTGGCGGTGTCGCCCGATGGCTCACAAGCCACGGCGGTGCATTCGCCGCGAACCGATCTGAACGCCTCCCGCATCGTCACGATCTCGCTCGATCCGACTGCGCTCGGCGTCGTCGACGAACTCGACGGCGAGCCGGCGATGCACGACAGCAACCCATCCTGGTCACCTGACGGCAGCACCGTGATCTTCCGGTCGGAATCGTCGGGCTGGTACGAGGCGTACCTCTGGGACGTGACGACCGGTGATCGTCGCCGACTCACTGACGCAGAGGCCGATCTCGGCGAGTTCGCATGGAGCGAGCACGGTCTCGCCGCCATCCGCACCCGTCACGGTGTGTCTGATCTCGTGGCGATCGACCCGGTCAGCGGAGCGGTGCAGCTGATCGCCGCCGGCGGCGTGTGGTCGGCGCCGACGTGGATCGGGAGCGGCCGTCTGCTCGCCGTCCACGAGGCGGCCGACGTTGCGCCTCGGCTGGTCGAGGTGTCGTGGTCGGGAGCAGCCGGGGCAGCACCTACGATCGTCGACCGAGTGCGCCCCACCCCGGTGCCGGTTCGTTCGGCACCCCACGTTCGACCTGAGCATGTCTGGTATTCCTCGCCGGGAGGCGACGTGCCGGCATTTCTGTACCGGCCGAGCACAGCGACACCCGAGGCCCCCTGTGCCGCGATCGTCCACCCACACGGTGGCCCGACGTCGCACTACGGCGACGAGTGGGATGGCATTGCCCAGTACTTCGTCGACAAGGGATACGCCTGGCTCGCCCCGAACTTCAAGGGCAGCACGAGCTACGGCCGTGATCACGAGCGAGCGAACCACGGTGTGTGGGGCGCCGCCGACACTGCCGACTGCCTTGCCGCACACACCTGGCTGGCGGAGCAGGACTGGGTCGACGCTCGTCGGATCGGGATCTTCGGCGCCAGCTACGGGTCCTACATGGCGTTGCTGTCGGTGGTCGACGGCGACCAGTTCGCGTGCGCGGTGGCGAAGTACGGCGACTGCGACATCCTGACGAGCTGGGCCCAGGGCGACCGGGTCGGACGACTCGACCTCGAGCGCATGATGCGACATCCGTCGGACAATCCCGGGGGCTACCGGACGGGTTCGCCGATCCATCGGATCGATGCGATCTCGGCGCCGATCCTTGTTGCCCACGGCGAGCAGGACGCCCGTGTCCATCCGGCCCAGTCCGAAGAACTCGTCGAGGCGCTTCGTCGAATCGGCGCCACCTACGACTACGTGACCTATCCGACCGAGGGCCATGGGTTCCTCCGCCGGGAGCCGTTCCTCGACTTCTACCGTCGGCTCGAGCGGTTCCTCGACTGGTACCTCCAGTAA